In a single window of the Novosphingobium sp. IK01 genome:
- a CDS encoding acyl-CoA thioesterase: protein MTVESRVPAIRVTAMPADCNAYGDIFGGWLVSLMDNAAGLIAARRCRGRAATIAIDGMKFLQPVKVGDEVSVYGEIEKIGRTSMTINIEAWRRERHREQSSMVTHAKFTFVAVDGTGRARPVDE, encoded by the coding sequence ATGACTGTTGAAAGCCGGGTTCCGGCCATCCGCGTGACGGCGATGCCCGCCGACTGCAATGCCTATGGCGACATTTTCGGTGGCTGGCTGGTCAGCCTGATGGACAATGCCGCAGGGCTCATCGCGGCGCGGCGCTGCCGTGGTCGCGCCGCGACCATCGCCATCGACGGGATGAAGTTCCTTCAGCCGGTCAAGGTCGGCGACGAGGTCTCCGTCTATGGCGAGATCGAGAAGATCGGTCGCACTTCGATGACCATCAATATCGAGGCATGGCGCCGCGAGCGGCACCGTGAACAATCCTCGATGGTGACCCATGCCAAGTTCACGTTCGTTGCCGTCGACGGCACGGGTCGTGCCCGTCCGGTTGACGAATAA
- the purU gene encoding formyltetrahydrofolate deformylase, which produces MLKPDFVLLVSCVDRKGLVAAIATSIAAQDCNIVESAQFDDAVTGRFFMRVAFTAPETMTTDRFNEAFLSVGAAYDIEWNVFDLKVKTRAIVMVSKGGHCLNDLLYRTATRYLPMEVTSVVSNHLTWQRRVEHEGIPFYHLPVTAENKAEQEARLRDLIREQKADLIILARYMQVLSDDICRELTGRVINIHHSSLPAFKGAMPYHRAYERGVKMVGATGHYVTADLDEGPIIAQDVSMVDHADTVEDLIAQGQETESRVLTRAVKAHCEHRVMLNGHRTVVFK; this is translated from the coding sequence CTGTTGAAACCGGATTTCGTGTTGCTTGTATCGTGTGTCGACCGCAAGGGGCTGGTGGCGGCGATTGCCACCTCGATTGCGGCGCAGGACTGCAATATTGTCGAGAGCGCACAGTTTGACGACGCGGTAACGGGCCGCTTCTTCATGCGCGTGGCTTTCACCGCACCCGAAACGATGACCACCGACAGGTTCAACGAGGCGTTCCTGTCGGTCGGCGCGGCCTATGACATCGAGTGGAATGTGTTCGACCTCAAGGTCAAGACGCGCGCCATCGTGATGGTCTCGAAGGGCGGCCACTGCCTGAACGACCTGCTCTATCGCACCGCAACGCGCTACCTGCCGATGGAAGTCACCAGTGTGGTGTCCAACCACCTGACCTGGCAGCGCCGTGTCGAGCATGAAGGCATTCCCTTCTATCACCTGCCCGTGACGGCAGAAAACAAGGCCGAGCAGGAAGCCCGGCTGCGCGACCTCATCCGCGAGCAGAAGGCCGACCTGATCATTCTGGCCCGCTACATGCAGGTTCTCTCGGACGACATCTGCCGCGAACTGACTGGCCGCGTGATCAACATCCATCACAGCTCGCTGCCTGCCTTCAAGGGGGCGATGCCCTATCACCGCGCCTACGAGCGCGGCGTGAAGATGGTGGGCGCCACCGGGCACTACGTGACCGCCGATCTCGATGAAGGTCCGATCATCGCCCAGGACGTGTCGATGGTCGATCATGCCGACACCGTCGAAGACCTGATCGCGCAGGGTCAGGAAACCGAGAGCCGGGTGCTCACCCGCGCGGTCAAGGCCCATTGCGAGCACCGCGTGATGCTCAATGGCCATCGGACCGTGGTGTTCAAGTGA
- a CDS encoding universal stress protein yields MSEERIYLVIMDETPESALALRFAARRAVRTGGGVHILALVPRQEFVVFGAIQATIEQEARDRAEILATTAAGSLASESGLAPLISVRQGDGPQVVREYLKDHPEVSALVLGAAAESNPGPLTTHFATHAGALPCVLMIVPGGVSDDVIDAVS; encoded by the coding sequence ATGAGCGAAGAGCGCATCTATCTGGTGATCATGGACGAAACCCCGGAATCGGCGCTGGCCCTGCGCTTCGCCGCCCGCCGCGCCGTGCGCACCGGTGGCGGCGTCCACATCCTCGCCCTCGTCCCGCGTCAGGAATTCGTCGTCTTCGGCGCCATTCAGGCCACTATCGAGCAGGAAGCCCGCGACCGCGCCGAAATCCTCGCCACGACCGCAGCAGGCAGCCTCGCCAGCGAGTCAGGCCTCGCCCCGCTGATCTCCGTGCGCCAGGGCGATGGCCCGCAAGTCGTCCGCGAATACCTGAAAGACCACCCCGAAGTCTCGGCCCTCGTGCTGGGCGCCGCCGCCGAAAGCAATCCCGGCCCCCTCACCACCCACTTCGCCACCCACGCCGGCGCCCTCCCCTGCGTCCTGATGATCGTGCCGGGCGGCGTCAGCGACGACGTGATCGACGCGGTAAGTTGA
- a CDS encoding class I SAM-dependent methyltransferase, whose protein sequence is MMSEASAQIDQFGPRAAAYVGSAVHAQGADLARMTQAIADLSPERLLDIGTGGGHVAYAASPHAREVVAADPSPLMLLAVEAQCRQRRLTNVITARTTAEALPFADARFDAVASRFSAHHWASLAQGLAQARRVCQPGALALFADVIAPAQPQCDTHLQAVELLRDPSHGRDYTLAEWTAALAQAGFAITALHPARLPMEFASWTARMETPPALAAAIRSLQQDAPACVREHFSIQADGSFTIDTVLIEARAI, encoded by the coding sequence ATGATGAGTGAAGCCTCAGCCCAAATCGACCAGTTCGGCCCCCGCGCCGCCGCCTATGTCGGCAGCGCCGTTCACGCCCAGGGTGCCGACCTTGCCCGGATGACGCAGGCCATCGCCGATCTATCCCCCGAGCGCCTGCTCGACATCGGCACGGGCGGCGGCCATGTCGCCTATGCGGCCAGCCCCCATGCACGCGAGGTTGTCGCCGCCGATCCCTCGCCGCTCATGCTGCTTGCCGTGGAGGCCCAGTGCCGCCAGCGCCGCCTGACCAACGTAATCACCGCGCGCACGACCGCCGAGGCCCTGCCTTTTGCCGACGCGCGTTTCGATGCCGTGGCCAGCCGCTTTTCCGCGCATCACTGGGCCAGCCTCGCGCAAGGGCTCGCGCAGGCCCGCCGCGTCTGCCAGCCCGGCGCGCTGGCGCTGTTTGCCGACGTGATCGCCCCGGCCCAGCCCCAATGCGACACGCATCTGCAAGCGGTCGAACTGCTGCGCGATCCCTCGCATGGGCGCGACTATACGCTGGCCGAATGGACCGCCGCGCTCGCTCAGGCCGGTTTTGCGATCACCGCGCTCCACCCGGCCCGCCTGCCGATGGAATTTGCCAGCTGGACCGCGCGGATGGAAACCCCGCCCGCGCTCGCCGCCGCGATCCGCTCGCTGCAACAGGATGCCCCCGCCTGTGTGCGGGAGCATTTCTCCATTCAGGCCGACGGCAGCTTCACCATCGACACCGTGCTGATCGAAGCCCGCGCGATCTGA
- a CDS encoding ribonuclease R family protein has translation MAKTKFPQGLPTRRQVLDFIAQSAEPAGKREIAKAFGLKGTEKIALKALLKDMAEEGLIDGNRTAFHAMGGVPRVTVLRVVEIDEGHVLAIPDSWSPDDASPPPRLRVIEPRGKPKERQAALRIGDRILARTEEAGGEGSGKWLAHPMKRLPQQSEQIMGVVEIDGAGKGWLAPIDKRERHAAPISDLGGAEAGQLVLAEPAGRTPRSGMKVTSVLGDPLAPRAFSLIAIHKHGIPCVFSSEALDAAQAAAALPLAESHREDLRHLPIVAIDPSDARDHDDAIWAQPDGQGGYRAVVAIADVSFYVRPGGQIDREARQRGNSVYFPDRVVPMLPEVLSADVCSLKSGADRAAMVCHLTIAPDGRIRDFRFTRALVRIAEVIAYEEAQARIDEGRAEAHLTDLWGAWRLLEKAREDRDPLALELPERRVVLDEKGRITQVALRERLDAHRVVEDFMIAANVAAAKALEAKVAPVVYRIHEPPSREKLLALKDYLATFGRKLSLGQVITPSLFNRMLKDVSDEAEKALVMEAVLRSQTQAYYGPRNAGHFGLALGSYAHFTSPIRRYSDLLVHRALVDAYGLEQPRPASHDIPATSGLSDRDRSDLARVSDAISAAERRAMEAERETIDRYVAAWLSSRVGEVFDTRITGVQKFGLFATILGLGGDGLVPVSTLGAERFAYDEKAQRLVGELSGEEFAMGMILKLRLAEANPLTGALKFEPVDVAEGVQRIERRGSKLDVKPKFRGKHMVGQRGRPGNIRHQGRKK, from the coding sequence ATGGCCAAGACCAAATTCCCTCAGGGGCTGCCCACGCGCCGTCAGGTGCTCGACTTCATCGCCCAGAGCGCCGAACCGGCGGGCAAGCGCGAGATCGCCAAGGCTTTCGGGCTGAAAGGCACCGAAAAGATCGCGCTCAAGGCGCTGCTCAAGGACATGGCCGAGGAAGGTCTGATCGACGGCAACCGCACCGCGTTCCATGCCATGGGCGGCGTGCCCCGCGTGACGGTGCTGCGCGTGGTCGAGATCGACGAAGGCCATGTGCTGGCCATTCCCGACAGCTGGAGCCCCGACGACGCCAGCCCGCCGCCGCGCCTGCGCGTGATCGAGCCGCGCGGCAAGCCCAAGGAACGGCAGGCCGCGCTGCGCATCGGCGACCGTATCCTCGCGCGGACCGAGGAAGCGGGCGGCGAGGGCAGCGGCAAGTGGCTCGCCCACCCGATGAAGCGCCTGCCCCAGCAGAGCGAGCAGATCATGGGCGTGGTCGAGATCGACGGCGCGGGCAAGGGATGGCTCGCCCCCATCGACAAGCGCGAGCGCCACGCCGCGCCGATCTCCGATCTGGGCGGGGCCGAGGCCGGGCAACTGGTTCTGGCCGAACCCGCCGGGCGCACCCCGCGTTCGGGCATGAAGGTCACCAGCGTTCTGGGCGATCCGCTCGCCCCGCGCGCGTTCAGCCTGATCGCCATCCACAAGCACGGCATCCCTTGCGTGTTCTCCAGCGAGGCGCTCGACGCGGCGCAGGCCGCCGCCGCGCTGCCGCTGGCCGAAAGCCACCGCGAAGACTTGCGCCACCTGCCCATCGTGGCCATCGACCCGAGCGACGCGCGCGACCACGACGACGCGATCTGGGCGCAGCCCGACGGGCAGGGCGGCTATCGCGCGGTCGTCGCCATTGCCGACGTGAGCTTCTACGTCCGCCCCGGTGGCCAGATCGACCGCGAAGCGCGCCAGCGCGGCAACTCGGTCTATTTCCCCGACCGCGTGGTACCGATGCTGCCAGAAGTGCTCAGCGCCGATGTCTGCTCGCTCAAGTCGGGCGCGGACCGCGCGGCCATGGTCTGCCACCTGACGATCGCGCCCGATGGCCGCATCCGCGATTTCCGCTTCACCCGCGCCCTCGTGCGGATCGCCGAAGTGATCGCCTATGAAGAGGCGCAGGCCCGCATCGACGAAGGCCGCGCCGAGGCGCACCTGACGGACCTGTGGGGCGCATGGCGTCTGCTCGAAAAGGCGCGCGAGGACCGCGATCCGCTCGCCCTCGAACTGCCCGAACGCCGCGTCGTGCTCGACGAAAAGGGCCGCATCACGCAGGTCGCCCTGCGCGAGCGACTCGACGCCCACCGCGTCGTCGAGGACTTCATGATCGCCGCCAACGTCGCGGCGGCCAAGGCACTGGAAGCCAAGGTGGCGCCGGTCGTGTACCGCATCCACGAGCCGCCCAGCCGCGAGAAACTCCTCGCGCTCAAGGACTATCTGGCCACGTTCGGGCGCAAGCTGTCGCTCGGTCAGGTGATCACGCCCTCGCTGTTCAACCGCATGCTCAAGGACGTGAGCGACGAGGCGGAAAAGGCGCTGGTGATGGAAGCCGTCCTGCGCAGCCAGACCCAGGCCTATTACGGGCCGCGCAATGCCGGGCACTTCGGGCTGGCGCTGGGCTCCTATGCCCACTTCACCTCGCCGATCCGCCGCTATTCAGACCTTTTGGTCCACCGCGCGCTTGTCGATGCCTATGGCCTCGAACAGCCGCGCCCGGCCAGCCACGACATCCCCGCGACCTCGGGCCTGTCCGACCGCGACCGCTCCGACCTTGCCCGCGTGAGCGATGCCATCAGCGCCGCCGAACGCCGCGCCATGGAGGCCGAACGCGAAACCATCGACCGCTACGTCGCGGCCTGGCTGTCGAGCCGGGTGGGCGAAGTCTTCGATACGCGGATCACCGGGGTCCAGAAATTCGGCCTCTTCGCCACGATTCTGGGCCTTGGCGGCGACGGCCTCGTCCCCGTCTCGACGCTCGGCGCCGAACGCTTCGCCTATGATGAAAAGGCCCAGCGTCTGGTCGGCGAACTCTCGGGCGAGGAATTCGCCATGGGCATGATCCTCAAACTGCGCCTCGCCGAAGCCAACCCGCTGACCGGCGCGCTCAAGTTCGAGCCCGTCGACGTTGCCGAAGGCGTCCAGCGCATCGAACGCCGGGGCAGCAAGCTCGACGTAAAACCCAAGTTCCGCGGCAAGCACATGGTCGGCCAGCGCGGACGGCCCGGCAATATCCGGCATCAGGGGCGCAAGAAATAA
- a CDS encoding NAD(P)/FAD-dependent oxidoreductase, which produces MSHDAIILGAGAAGLFCGATAAQRGRRVVVLDHAEKPGKKILISGGGRCNFTNLHTAPDRYLSENRHFARSALSRYTPADFLELVERHGIAWHEKTLGQLFCDGSARQIVAMLLDECMRGGVEVICESPIAEVGHADGRFRVRAGGRTYQAPALVIATGGPAIPQIGASGIAYDLARQFGLKVVQPRPALVPLTLPDEAVLFRELSGVAAPVEARCGKGRFREAALFTHRGLSGPAILQVSSYWSRGQAVTIDFLPDRASGWLLEAKRARPRAGLRSVLGEALPDRLATALAGQLGLGAEMGNLPDKALRAAEERLGAWDFMPNGSEGFAKAEVTAGGISTADLSSQTMEARKVPGLYAIGEAVDVTGWLGGYNFQWAWASGHAAGQAI; this is translated from the coding sequence ATGAGCCATGATGCGATCATTCTGGGGGCCGGGGCGGCCGGGTTGTTTTGCGGCGCCACGGCGGCGCAGCGGGGGCGGCGGGTTGTCGTGCTCGACCATGCCGAAAAGCCGGGCAAGAAGATCCTGATTTCGGGCGGCGGACGCTGCAATTTCACCAACCTGCACACCGCGCCCGACCGCTATCTGTCGGAAAACCGCCATTTCGCGCGCTCGGCACTCAGCCGGTATACGCCTGCGGACTTTCTCGAACTGGTCGAACGGCATGGCATCGCCTGGCACGAGAAGACGCTCGGCCAGCTTTTTTGCGATGGGTCGGCGCGGCAGATTGTCGCCATGCTGCTCGACGAATGCATGCGCGGGGGCGTCGAGGTCATCTGCGAGAGCCCGATTGCCGAAGTGGGCCATGCCGACGGGCGGTTCCGGGTGAGGGCAGGCGGGCGGACGTATCAAGCGCCCGCGCTGGTGATCGCCACGGGCGGTCCGGCCATTCCCCAGATCGGGGCGAGCGGCATTGCCTATGATCTGGCGCGGCAGTTCGGGCTCAAGGTCGTGCAGCCGCGCCCGGCGCTGGTGCCGCTGACCCTGCCGGACGAGGCGGTGCTGTTTCGCGAGCTTTCCGGGGTGGCCGCGCCGGTCGAGGCGCGTTGCGGCAAGGGGCGGTTTCGCGAGGCGGCGCTGTTTACCCATCGCGGGCTTTCGGGGCCGGCGATCCTTCAGGTCTCGTCCTACTGGTCGCGCGGACAGGCCGTGACCATCGATTTTCTGCCCGACCGTGCGTCCGGATGGCTGCTGGAGGCCAAGCGCGCGCGTCCGCGTGCGGGGCTGCGCTCGGTTCTGGGCGAGGCCCTGCCGGACCGGCTGGCGACAGCACTGGCCGGGCAACTGGGGCTGGGCGCGGAGATGGGGAACCTTCCGGACAAGGCCTTGCGCGCTGCCGAAGAAAGGCTGGGCGCCTGGGATTTCATGCCCAATGGCAGCGAGGGGTTTGCCAAGGCCGAAGTGACCGCCGGGGGGATCAGCACCGCCGATCTTTCGTCGCAGACGATGGAGGCGCGCAAAGTGCCCGGCCTCTATGCGATCGGCGAGGCAGTCGATGTGACCGGCTGGCTCGGCGGCTACAATTTCCAGTGGGCCTGGGCCAGCGGCCATGCGGCGGGGCAGGCTATTTAG
- the lpdA gene encoding dihydrolipoyl dehydrogenase: MADQYDVIVLGSGPGGYVAAIRCAQLGLKTAIVERENLGGICLNWGCIPTKALLRSAEVFNHMKHAKAYGLAADNIRADLDAVVARSRGVAKQLNQGVTHLMKKNKIAVHMGVGVLKSATSVEVTGDKGTEVISAKHVIVATGARARDLPFAKADGKRVWTYRHAMTPKEMPTKLLVIGSGAIGIEFASFYNDMGVDVTVVEMMDRVVPVEDADVSAFLEKALTKQGMKIMTGAGVESLAVSDAGVKAKIKAKDGKVAETDFSHVIVAVGIVANTENIGLETVGVKTERGIIAIDGYGRTGVPGLWAIGDVTPGPWLAHKASHEGVIAAEAIAAELGNKDVHPHPMDRANIPGCTYCHPQIASVGLTEAKAKEAGYTVKAGTFPFIGNGKAIALGEPEGFVKTVFDAKTGELLGAHMIGAEVTEMIQGFVVGKTLETTEAELMHTVFPHPTISESMHESVLAAYGRAIHI, from the coding sequence GTGGCTGATCAATATGATGTGATCGTCCTCGGTTCGGGCCCCGGCGGCTATGTCGCGGCGATCCGCTGCGCGCAGCTGGGCCTCAAGACCGCCATTGTCGAGCGCGAGAACCTGGGGGGCATCTGCCTCAACTGGGGCTGCATTCCGACCAAGGCCCTGCTGCGCTCGGCCGAAGTCTTCAATCACATGAAGCACGCCAAGGCCTATGGCCTGGCTGCCGACAACATCCGCGCCGATCTCGACGCGGTGGTGGCCCGTTCGCGCGGGGTGGCCAAGCAGCTCAATCAGGGCGTTACGCACCTGATGAAGAAGAACAAGATCGCCGTGCACATGGGCGTGGGCGTGCTCAAGAGCGCGACCAGTGTCGAAGTGACCGGTGACAAGGGAACCGAGGTCATCTCGGCCAAGCACGTCATCGTCGCCACTGGCGCCCGCGCGCGCGACCTTCCGTTTGCCAAGGCCGACGGCAAGCGCGTGTGGACCTATCGCCACGCGATGACCCCCAAGGAAATGCCCACCAAGCTGCTGGTTATCGGCTCGGGCGCGATCGGCATCGAATTCGCCAGTTTCTACAACGACATGGGTGTCGATGTTACGGTCGTCGAGATGATGGACCGCGTCGTGCCGGTGGAAGACGCGGATGTTTCGGCCTTCCTCGAAAAGGCGCTGACCAAGCAGGGCATGAAGATCATGACCGGCGCGGGCGTCGAAAGCCTGGCGGTGAGCGACGCGGGCGTGAAGGCCAAGATCAAGGCGAAGGACGGCAAGGTTGCCGAAACCGATTTCAGCCATGTGATCGTGGCGGTCGGCATCGTTGCCAACACCGAGAACATCGGCCTTGAAACCGTCGGCGTGAAGACTGAGCGCGGGATCATCGCCATCGACGGCTATGGCCGCACCGGCGTTCCGGGCCTTTGGGCCATCGGCGACGTGACCCCCGGACCCTGGCTCGCCCACAAGGCCAGCCATGAAGGCGTGATTGCTGCCGAGGCGATTGCCGCCGAACTGGGCAACAAGGATGTCCATCCCCACCCGATGGACCGCGCCAACATCCCCGGTTGCACGTATTGCCACCCGCAGATCGCCAGCGTCGGCCTGACCGAGGCCAAGGCCAAGGAAGCCGGTTATACGGTCAAGGCAGGCACGTTCCCGTTCATCGGCAATGGCAAGGCCATCGCGCTGGGTGAACCGGAAGGGTTCGTGAAGACGGTGTTCGATGCCAAGACCGGCGAACTGCTGGGCGCGCACATGATCGGCGCGGAAGTGACCGAGATGATCCAGGGCTTCGTCGTGGGCAAGACCCTCGAAACGACCGAGGCCGAACTGATGCACACGGTGTTCCCGCACCCGACGATCAGTGAATCGATGCATGAATCGGTGCTCGCCGCCTACGGACGCGCCATTCACATCTGA
- a CDS encoding pyruvate dehydrogenase complex dihydrolipoamide acetyltransferase, translating to MPIAIKMPALSPTMEEGTLARWLVKVGDKVSSGDIMAEIETDKATMEFEAVDEGTIVSIDVAEGSEGVKVGTVIATLAGEDEDASAPAPAAAAPAPAPAPVAAPAPVAAAAPAPVAVAPVAKGNRVVATPLARRIAAEKGIDLASVKGSGPNGRVTKADVLGAKPAAAPAAAPVAAAAPAAASPAPVAAPAPAAVPDFGIPYEGQKLNNVRKTIARRLTEAKQTIPHIYLTLDVRLDALLKLRSQLNGALEAQGVKLSVNDLLIKALAKALVQVPKCNVSFAGDELRSFTRVDVSVAVAAPSGLITPIIKDAGTKSISAIATEMKQLAAKARDGKLQPHEFQGGTASLSNLGMFGIKQFDAVINPPQGMILAVGAGEQRPYIVDGALAVATVMTATGSFDHRAIDGADGAELMQAFKTLVENPLALVA from the coding sequence ATGCCCATCGCGATCAAGATGCCCGCCCTTTCGCCAACGATGGAAGAGGGCACGCTCGCCCGCTGGCTCGTCAAGGTTGGTGACAAGGTGTCCTCGGGCGACATCATGGCCGAGATCGAGACCGACAAGGCCACCATGGAATTCGAAGCCGTCGACGAAGGCACGATCGTCTCGATCGATGTGGCCGAAGGCTCCGAGGGGGTGAAGGTCGGTACGGTGATCGCCACCCTCGCGGGCGAGGATGAAGACGCCAGCGCCCCGGCGCCTGCCGCTGCGGCACCTGCTCCGGCCCCGGCTCCTGTTGCGGCTCCCGCGCCTGTGGCGGCGGCGGCCCCCGCACCGGTTGCTGTTGCGCCCGTGGCCAAGGGCAACCGCGTGGTGGCAACCCCGCTCGCGCGCCGCATCGCTGCCGAGAAGGGCATCGATCTGGCCAGCGTCAAGGGCTCGGGCCCCAATGGCCGCGTGACCAAGGCGGACGTGCTCGGGGCCAAGCCCGCAGCGGCGCCTGCCGCCGCGCCCGTGGCTGCTGCGGCTCCGGCTGCTGCCTCCCCTGCGCCGGTTGCTGCGCCCGCCCCGGCGGCGGTGCCCGATTTCGGCATCCCCTACGAAGGGCAGAAGCTCAACAACGTGCGCAAGACCATTGCGCGCCGCCTGACCGAAGCCAAGCAGACCATCCCGCACATCTACCTGACCCTCGACGTGCGTCTCGACGCGCTGCTCAAGCTGCGCAGCCAGCTCAACGGCGCGCTGGAAGCGCAGGGTGTCAAGCTCTCGGTCAACGACCTCCTGATCAAGGCGCTGGCCAAGGCGCTGGTTCAGGTGCCCAAGTGCAATGTGAGTTTTGCCGGTGATGAACTGCGCAGCTTTACCCGTGTCGACGTGTCGGTGGCCGTGGCCGCGCCTTCGGGCCTGATCACGCCGATCATCAAGGATGCGGGGACCAAGTCGATCTCGGCCATCGCCACCGAGATGAAGCAACTGGCCGCCAAGGCCCGCGACGGCAAGCTCCAGCCGCACGAGTTCCAGGGCGGCACCGCCTCGCTTTCGAACCTGGGCATGTTTGGTATCAAGCAGTTTGACGCCGTGATCAATCCGCCCCAAGGCATGATCCTGGCGGTGGGCGCGGGCGAACAGCGTCCTTATATCGTTGACGGCGCACTGGCCGTGGCCACTGTCATGACTGCGACGGGCAGCTTCGATCACCGGGCCATCGACGGGGCCGACGGCGCCGAGCTGATGCAGGCGTTCAAGACCCTTGTCGAAAACCCGCTGGCGCTCGTTGCCTGA
- a CDS encoding LysR family transcriptional regulator has product MRLPAEFDLHGLEVFVLTVELGGMTACAQQLRITQSAVSQTITRLEQGIGAPLFDRSLRPLGLTPSGRALHERARKLLAKARTAYDEVREGAQQPIDQLTVGMSESLANLLTAPLLRRHGMRVGSWRVRSGISLRQQQDFLARRCDMLVTGSNTLEKHPGIEHHDVLDDPFVMIFPADYTGSAEPSEVAERLPFVRYSLDTGMGQRIESQLTRMKLRVPNVIEVEIIHQQLTTVGLGIGWSITSLLCLAALPQLMPQLRVEPLPRGRFARRIQVVARMGELGDLPVNTAAMARETLLDNVLPPLITALPWAGALVA; this is encoded by the coding sequence ATGCGCCTTCCTGCCGAATTCGACCTTCATGGTCTCGAAGTCTTTGTCCTGACAGTAGAACTGGGGGGCATGACGGCCTGCGCCCAGCAATTGCGCATCACCCAGTCTGCCGTTTCGCAAACGATCACCCGCCTTGAGCAGGGGATCGGTGCCCCCTTGTTCGACCGCTCGCTGCGCCCGCTCGGGCTCACCCCTTCGGGCCGCGCCCTTCACGAACGCGCGCGCAAGCTCCTGGCCAAGGCGCGCACCGCCTACGACGAAGTGCGTGAAGGCGCCCAGCAGCCGATCGACCAGTTGACGGTCGGCATGTCGGAAAGCCTGGCCAACCTGCTCACCGCGCCGCTTCTGCGCCGTCATGGCATGCGCGTGGGCTCGTGGCGGGTGCGTTCGGGGATCTCGTTGCGCCAGCAGCAGGATTTCCTCGCCCGCCGCTGCGACATGCTGGTGACGGGCAGCAACACCCTCGAAAAGCACCCCGGCATCGAGCACCACGACGTGCTCGACGATCCCTTCGTGATGATCTTCCCTGCTGATTATACCGGCAGCGCGGAACCCTCCGAAGTGGCCGAACGCCTGCCTTTCGTGCGCTATTCGCTCGATACCGGCATGGGCCAGCGCATCGAGAGCCAGCTCACCCGCATGAAGCTGCGCGTGCCCAACGTGATCGAGGTGGAGATCATCCACCAGCAGTTGACGACCGTGGGCCTGGGCATCGGCTGGAGCATCACCTCGCTGCTGTGCCTGGCCGCCCTGCCCCAGCTCATGCCGCAACTGCGCGTCGAGCCGCTGCCGCGCGGGCGCTTTGCCCGCCGTATCCAGGTTGTCGCGCGCATGGGCGAACTGGGCGATCTTCCGGTCAACACCGCTGCCATGGCGCGCGAGACACTGCTCGACAACGTCCTGCCGCCACTGATCACCGCCCTGCCCTGGGCCGGCGCACTGGTTGCCTGA
- a CDS encoding helix-turn-helix transcriptional regulator: MIEPDHTRQELGRFLRAMRERCPAEGGGRRRTPGLRREELALRAGISTTWLAWLEQGREANPSPHALARLAGALGLSNAERAYLFGAAGRIDPEAPQRLEDEEAPESVRLLVQFAPGPAYGLDRSWRATCWNASAERLFPGWLDANGERNLLRYMFLRPEARAMLPDWHERARRLIAEFRADHVGRHADPASERLVAGLRQESQDFAMIWDRQVVLGREGGVRGFDHPWDGHLAFRQFTWIPADRPDTKVVVLHPA; the protein is encoded by the coding sequence ATGATCGAGCCAGACCACACCCGGCAGGAACTGGGCCGTTTCCTGCGCGCCATGCGTGAACGCTGCCCGGCAGAGGGGGGCGGGCGCCGTCGCACGCCCGGCTTGCGGCGCGAGGAACTGGCCTTGCGCGCCGGGATCAGCACGACCTGGCTGGCCTGGCTGGAACAGGGGCGCGAGGCCAACCCGTCGCCCCATGCCCTTGCCAGACTGGCTGGCGCGCTGGGCCTGTCGAACGCCGAGCGGGCCTATCTGTTCGGGGCGGCGGGGCGGATCGACCCGGAGGCGCCCCAGCGGCTCGAAGACGAGGAGGCCCCCGAATCGGTGCGCCTGCTGGTCCAGTTCGCGCCCGGCCCGGCCTATGGCCTCGACCGCAGCTGGCGCGCGACATGCTGGAATGCCTCGGCCGAGCGGCTCTTTCCCGGCTGGCTCGACGCGAACGGAGAGCGCAACCTCCTGCGCTACATGTTCCTGCGCCCCGAAGCGCGCGCCATGCTGCCAGACTGGCACGAGCGCGCGCGGCGCCTGATCGCCGAGTTTCGCGCCGACCATGTCGGGCGCCATGCCGACCCGGCAAGCGAGCGTCTGGTCGCCGGGCTTCGACAGGAAAGCCAAGACTTTGCAATGATCTGGGATCGACAGGTGGTACTCGGTCGAGAAGGCGGCGTGCGCGGGTTCGACCATCCGTGGGACGGGCACCTCGCGTTCCGGCAATTCACGTGGATTCCCGCCGACCGCCCGGACACCAAGGTTGTGGTTCTCCACCCGGCATGA